A stretch of DNA from Montipora foliosa isolate CH-2021 chromosome 4, ASM3666993v2, whole genome shotgun sequence:
aaaggcactgactacaaatgttcttcgggtgcgtgatctcgaggagacaattttgtgtccacgagtgatggctacgaatactatctttcctgtaacttttttttctgacgtaaattttttgtaatttttttacagcgcaaagaagatgagtaagagaataaaattatgccaaaaaaagataggtcaccaacctcgtttaggagaaaacagaaagcaaaccaagctcgacccctcgacaacacgtctccccgatagcgcggtttcactttcacagtcggacttaaatcttctttagcattatcaaggctatcactcgactttttgttttgtgagagtccaaaacgtttcttgttttgctctttactgctgtgctctgaaaacggccattcttctttctagcgagctttccctcaCGAAAGGTcggcattttgaaatgtttttggccacgttcgatatatcaatattcataCATtggtacgagtctttatggttaaatttaaacattgttttgtttagaaatatccgttgagacttgtgagacaaagagccatgaaatttgaccataaagcctcttagccatgcctgaatacgaacggggcttacactgtgttatgcgcagaacaggatgcgcagtgcaatactagggaatcaccttaagcttGCGCGTTTTTAAAGGGATCctccactgtcctggcacgcgaaatattCTCTTCCATTTGCCGTccccgtctcaaaaacgcgcgttcttaagctccctaataccaCTTGCGCGCCCgtttaagcaataccgataccaccttacgcgcccggttgagcaaatcgatATTGATCCCCCCTCAGGAGCCCATCTGTTCTCCCTACAATATCTTCCAATTTGTACATTTCCCCTGTTTACCCAGCGACTTCAaggttgcctcctcgggttttggcctctgggcCTCTGTTTGAAAGCTTGCTCCGATAAGAACGGGCCGAAATCTCGGGGTGAATCGCCCTGCTACGACGCTCTGGCAATGCGTCCGGAGATACCGCTACGGGTTTCGATCTTTATCCTGTATTTTTAGCATTTGGTATGCGCATGCACAAGTTTCTTAAGCCGCTAACGTACACGTCCGCTAACGCTTACTGCATTTCCTGACTTGCCCACGCGCGGTCGCATCACTGTCTCGTGACAAAACCAGAGTGATAATTAATTATCCACATACATATCCCATAAAGCTCGTTTCTATGCAAATCACACTATCTGCGGCAGAGAGAGGGAGCCTGGGAAGGAGGCGTACTTTTATGTGTAAGCTAATATAACGTATTTCACCATGAAATTAAATATCTTCTGAGCGCAATGAACGGGGGCTCTTTTGTAGATAATCGAACACGAAATCAAAACGTTCCTCACGATATAAAAATCTTTGACATCTTTGGACTGCCAGGGTTCACATCACGGGAGTAACATGAACGCCGAATCGCGTAAATCTGCTGGCTCAGATATCAAGCGATTGCAGGAAATGGTCAAGCGTTTGGAGGAGCAAAATGCTCAACTGAAAAACACTGAATTTACCTCCAGTCGAAAGACTTCTAACAACGGTAGGGTTGTGGGAGAAGATAGTATGGTAAAAGTCAAGCTAAGTTTGGATGATGTCCCTCTTCTCGATTTAAATGCAGTGGCTGAAGAAGAGGAGGACACTTGGCAAGTAACAGTGCTCTGTTTTCTTAGCTCTTTAAAAGTGCTCGCAACGTCCACTACGTACTCGTAAAGGTGCCGGATAATTATGTTtaataatttttagtgttttaaAAATGGTCGGCACTGCTCGATTTCACATTACTTACATGTATACTAAATCTACTGAGCCGCTTGAACTAAAGGAATTCGGAAAACATGAGGTCACAACCATCCAAAGAAGGAAAATTAAATCGATACCTACATGTAGCAACGTTGCGAGCgaattaaaaaaagacaagatTTTGTTCGAATTCCTTTGTAGATATTCTCGACTTGCAGATGCGGTGTTAACGTATATGTACGTGAATAAGCCCTAACTGCATGTACACGTGCTACAATGCGAGTTCTTTAGGACTGACTGTATCACACTGACTTGCTTCTTTGGTGTTAATTTATGAAAGAATCAAGATTACTTTTTAAGCTTCTACTAAGTACGTGTAAGGTGTAATAAGTACTTATTGGGTTATGCTTAGTAATGGAGAATTATGGGGATGAAGGGGTTTTTTAATCTAAGAACCCATGTGACATTCTCACAGCAAATCTCAGATGGTGTTACTAGGCTGGACCAAAAGCCctcctaaatctgaaaaaaacttCTCTTTCTCAGGTTGTATGTGTCTCCAAAACACCCTCCATCTGCAGAACAGAAAAGTGTCAGTCCGTACAAGTATTTGAAAGATAGCTTAGATGTACCAGAACTAAATAAGGTCAGAGGCTCCTTGCTGGCAAAACTAGAGTCAATTGCTGCACAGGAAGGTGAGCATTTAGTTCcttgaaattaaataatttgcaAGATTGTAAAATTTTGTGCAGATGTACGGTACGGAACATGTAGAGGATTTTGTCATACAGTTCCATGCAGCTAAACTAAGCTGGCTCCAAAACACACTAGGTGgttattttgaaaatttatcaaactcAAATTTTTCTGTTTGGGCTAAATTATTTGAGGGGAAACTGCATCTTTAGTATTTTTTAGTACATGTAGGCCCATGCAATCCCTTGAGATCCACTCTACTTTTCAAACAAATGATTGATTGTAGAGGTGTCTTGCATGCTGCATCTTGCATTGAATTCTACATTTGTACTTTTGTAGCACACTTGGGCTGCAACTATATTCTTGGTTTTAACATGATGTCACGGCCTCCATGTTGGAGTCCCCAAACAAGgaaacggtggccatgttggaatCCCAAtccaatcctctgggaattgaactctatttttatgcaaacgttttcttttgttttcgttgaaaattaTCACTGTTCATCAcatgagtgaaacccaagaattatTGCAAGAGGCTCAGGGTGCACTATTAATCATTGTTACTTATCTTTTTTTGATAAGGAGGAATCCAGGCAGGTATACAGGTTCTACCTACATTAGAGATAAATGAGCTGTCCAGTTATACTGTTCATACCCTTGTTATACAGCATTTTTAATGCTAAAATAATAGTACTGTatgatcatacatgtatttttttgttcaGAAGCTGTCTCTAGGTCTCCTCCACATGCATCTGTGGATGGCCACCatgtgaacaataattattatactgcACATAACTCAGAATTCTCCAGTCAAGAAGATGGTCAGTCcctttttcttttgatattataccactttaaaattattatttacccAAAAAATGGGCATGCCAATTGACTGGCCAATTGCTTGTATACTTTTGTCAAATATTTTAGGAATCACTCCAGCAACATTACCAATTTAGTAGCTTCCTAAATACATTGCtctatgagaaaaaaaatattgaatcaaTAAATATTAATACAGAGAAGTACATTGTATTAAAACAGCAAAGAAGAAATTTATTGCAGCTGTATAATATAGTGAAGGAAAGCAACTGTCATTTAGTCTAACAGAATGATTAGAATTTTCCAAATCAAAGATCATTGCAGTATGGAACAACTGAAGCAGATGTGTAGAAGCCAAAAAGATCAAGCCTTGAATGGGATTCAAACACCATGGTCACCATGTGATTGTGCTGTGCAATACAGTCTGCTCTATCACTGAGAGCTACGTGTATCAAGCCATGTTCTGGTAGCTGATCATTATTGACAAGCAGACATTTTTAGAGAGAATGCATGATAAACCAATAtgaatattaaataataattattttgtccctAAAGGCTGCTAAATCTAAACTGGCTTCAGATTTTAGTCAGACCCATAGGAAAgtgagtattcttgaagagagtAGTTCCTTTTGTTTGCCATAATGATTATGGTTAGAGATTgcaaagctgatgtttcgagcattagcccttccaAAAGCCTGTTATGTGGAAATTTGTACTTTTTTTCTTACTTGTAATCTCCATTAGCCAATTCTTAAATCGACTTGTTAAAAAGCATACAATCTTCTGCTATATTTCATGTTTACAAAATGTACAACATCTATCTATAACTACACTGTATAACTGCCTAACTGTAACTATCATTCTAAATCTATAACTACTATCCATATTAAACTACAGATTTAGTCAAAAGTTCGATGCAACTGAGGGGTAATGATTGTGAAGATGACAGTGATGGCAATGAAGTCATTCAAGTCAAACCTCGGAGACGTGTCCCCTTTGCAGCTATGACCACCCAGGATGATTCAGATCTGGTTGTAAAAGGTATCCAGTAAAATAAGCTAGaaacaaacattaaaatgttACTGTACTGTATACTCATAATAAAGCAAACATGAACTACCCTCAAACTGCATACTGTAATCAACACTACAGCAAAACGTTTGCTCTCCTATGTATACTCTCAAGCAAACAAGAGTTTATAGCTTATCTTGCAGTTTTCTTTTACAGTAAATACATGAACATTTAGTTAAAAATTGTACAGTTTATATTCCAGTCTTGTGTAGCAGCCTGTTTAACTGACACCACTCAATGATGCATGTACTGTGCACAGTTAATGGCACCTATTTTGGCCACAGTTTTTCCTTAGGAAATGCAGGGCCGTAGCAGGCCAGGAAAAGCTGAGAGGACACAAAGATTTCaagctatttttgttttgaaatttggggGTTTTGAGTGCAGAGGACGCATAGGATGGGTGTAAGCCGGGGCAGAAAGTGCATTTCCCAGCATTTTGGGTCTTGATTGATAGGTGAAAAATCGTAAAGAAAAGCACAGTGCATTTCAAGTATCCAAGAGGCTTACATTCTATCCGGAATCATTGACATCTTGTTGTTTCAATCTTCcggaagaaaaaattatgtttTCTAAATTTTATACTTGtatgtttttacttttttgggGGGAGATGGGGAGGAAGTGGAGGGGCCCTGGGAAATGGTTTGACATGGAAGATGTGCCTTAATACAGTGTCTGTGAGAACATCTTGAGAAGATTTTGTGAACATTAACCCGttgactcccaggggctccaggcaaacctgcccagagggaaggagcacgaacaggactcgaggtcctatgtgaggtgctccaccctaccctatccagaccagaaagaccacaacaccgggaactacatgccctttacaacaagtgtgtgggttcttatATTAGTTCAGGCGGGcttgggagtcaatgggttaatcacaaAGGTGAACCTGAAACTTAATAATTTTAATCAAGCAATTATCAAATACTATGTATTGTAAGTAAACTGTAAGAGAATGTGAATGGATTGCTAGTCTGATCTGTGTCTGAGGTCTGCCTTCTTATTAttatcagggctcgaaattgcggcCAATACagttgcgaaattgcgactaaattttcgtatcttgtcgcaattaaattgcgactggattttttcgttaatttctaACCCATGATTATATAATTActtatacatgtacttcattatacttttatttaaaattaattgtgaGAAATCTATATTTCCTTTTAAAGTGCTTGTCTTGAATACTCCATAGTAAAGTTAATAGTGTATGATTTATATTTTTCCAATCCTTTCTGTGTACATTTTACGTGTAGGACCACTTAGAAGACGAGGAGCTCCTCCGGCACCAATGACAAGTAAGGATTGCACATTGCACTGTCTATGGCAGTACAGCATGTTGGTAACAAGATTGAAGCAAGCTTGCAGTATAATTGTTTAATTCTAATTTGCCTTGCTCATGTGCCAAAGTGATTTTTTAATTCATTGTTCTGTTGGTAGTCGTCTACATTTACAGTGCACAGTGGAACCTCACCTTGCGGCCACCCTGTTAATACAACCACCTTGTTATTACAGCCACTTTATTCTGACCTGCAAAATAGCTCAGTCAGTCATCTTCTTATCTAAAGAACCCCTTTAATACGACTACCCTGTTAATACGAAAAAATTTTTCCATAGCCCGAAGTTGGTCGTATTAATGGGGTTCCACTCTATGTAATTTCTGGAAATCTTGTTTGAGCAGTCTGATATAGACCTTATTTTGCAGCAAGTCTAACTCCAGTGAACAATGATGTTGGTGATGACAGTGATAATGAAGATAGCATTGTGGGTACTCCACAGAGACGTGTTCCTCCTGCTGCTACTTTTAACTCACCAAGCCATGAAGACTCCAGTCTTGTTGTAAGAGGTAACAATGCAACCAAATGTTTTGTATACTTCTTGCTGGTCAATTTTATTTGTTAACAAAAAAGAATGCTATGTTTAACtcatcgaaagtggttcagcattgtctgtactcttatcagTTGACAACAATATTCATCAtcgcagtggtcaaaatgttgtggactcgtGAGGCGCAGCCTCGaaagtccacaacaaattttgggTCAGTACGTAGCTATTGCAACAGCTCTtgggattggttcagaaaacaatggtcACAAAGAACGATATAAAAGAAACAAGGGACCCTAACTCTAAAAACAATGGAGCTCCATCCTAAAGGGATCCactgaaattagaggttgtaaagagctacGTCCTATCTCCagattttgaccactgtgatgacgaatatcgttgttgataagagtacagatgaCGCTCACTCAGAAccactttcaatttgttttttaccacaatattcaatgccaaagaaagtctttatttcagagcgtgaccaaaatcatgacacaatgaaagagcaagcgttgtctataactttctcgtaataattatgattggtttattttccaaaatgagcaTTCCTGATTGGCAATTACATTCTTGACAAATTGATGAGACAATGATAAAAATTGTAAATTGACAATGGCAAATTAGctaatcagattgcgagattacaagcaattgtggtaaaacacATAATTGCCACTGGACAAAACTGCAGGACCATATGCAGTGCTTAAAATCAAGCATGGGTAGACTTTGTTCTCTtttgtgaaaattatttttttcattcattcattcattcagtttATTTGTCAATAACcacataaaagaaaagaaattaaaaaaaaaacacaatacaCTAGAAATTTATAATAACTTAAAGATGATAGACTAAAAATGTTTAAGGTGGTAATGACATGgaagtttttttaataaaaacaaaagaatatttaaatggtggccattttggaataaggtgtatagacaACATAGGGTACATCACACAAATTATGGGGACAGCATAAATATAGAATGTATTATTAACTGTACTTTTTCTCACCATTTAGTTTACTGAATATATGTAACAATAAGATTGTGAAGGAAGGAGTACCTTAGTGTCTGTGTGTGATTTCACCTTTTTTTTGTCATGGATAACACTCATGGGTTTTTCATGCACAACTGGCAACACAAAAGTTTCCGGTaatcttattaattttttttaggaaaaaagGCTCTGAAAATTGACTATGCActgattaatttttttatctgcTATTGACATTGCATCATTTTTTTGGCTTGTTTTGGGTGTAATATTAGACATCACTGTCAATGAAACCTTGCATTTAAGAATAGTCCATAGCACAAAGGAAACGTTTTTGTGTGATGAGCCATCTTGTGTGCATCATATTTTTAGCACCAACACACATAACATCACAACCTCATGGTTATCATTAAACAATTACAAAGAAATAACTGCGAAGTTGATGGCTTCAATGTGCCTTAGTTTTCTAGGAATTTAACTATATTCTTGACCCTTTCAATCCTGAGAGTGAGAATCTAACTAAcaccaaacgattttactctcAAACAGGGGCCCACTTCATTCGTGGAGCAATGCattactttgtttttcataattcTGGGGAATCTTACCACCAAGCGCTAAGCgtcaaactgcgttttggcttccatcaatcaaattccTGAACATAGCCGGGAAGATTGACTCCGTCTCCGGAAAgtaaattggagtttttgtttagttcacagctcgaGCACTattatatgtttttggaaattCTTCTCAGTAAAAAGATTAGTTTGTACAGATTCCATCGATCGCTTTCAATCAGCATCGAGTTTAAATATACAAAATGTACTGTGGGAACCGAAGATGCTGATGGGTGGGTTAGTCACTCATCAGTTAATTTCGTCATCTGTAGTTGGTGTTGGAAGTTTgtttgatggaagccaaaacacaGTTTAGCCCTTGGCGCTTGAGGATGaattctgcagaattatgaaaaatgCACTAAGAAAACACTTCCTTTGGTTTCCCTTTAAAAAagcgaaacaccaaaacaccgaAACAGCAATATGACACAATCTCTGCACTTGCAATTATTGCTTGGCCTAAACCAAAGAACAAGCATACAAATCCTTAGTGAGACAGATTGTTGAATATAGTGCCACTGTTAGGGACTCTCACGTAGCTATAAGAACGTACAACAGGTCGAAATGGTTGTTTAATTAGGTCTACTGGTGTAAaatgatatttaatctcaaatccaacctttgtcagtAACAGACTGTTATTACATGTATTCAATATACATGTGTATATGGtagggtcatacatggtgttttgttttgtttttttttttgctgtttcgtGGTTCAGTAATGCTCTTAAAATCACGCCTGTTAGTGTGTGGGTTTCTTAAAATTACTGTAAATTAATCATGTTACAGGTCCACTCAGAAGAAGGGGACCATCTCCGCAACCAAGATTGTCACTTGGTGAGATTTAATACAATCATTTTGCCATGGTACCCGTCATTactttttgaaaatgaaaatggctCCTTCCAGCAATTGAACTTTTTGTGCATGCAGTTTTGCTGACCTAAATTGTTATTTAACTGGCAACAGATGCAGCAGCTGATAGCAATGATAATAACAACATAGTGCCACAA
This window harbors:
- the LOC138000019 gene encoding SLAIN motif-containing protein 2-like isoform X1, which encodes MNAESRKSAGSDIKRLQEMVKRLEEQNAQLKNTEFTSSRKTSNNGRVVGEDSMVKVKLSLDDVPLLDLNAVAEEEEDTWLYVSPKHPPSAEQKSVSPYKYLKDSLDVPELNKVRGSLLAKLESIAAQEEAVSRSPPHASVDGHHVNNNYYTAHNSEFSSQEDDLVKSSMQLRGNDCEDDSDGNEVIQVKPRRRVPFAAMTTQDDSDLVVKGPLRRRGAPPAPMTTSLTPVNNDVGDDSDNEDSIVGTPQRRVPPAATFNSPSHEDSSLVVRGPLRRRGPSPQPRLSLDAAADSNDNNNIVPQDRLQQRVPFCQDNEDLVAKGPLRRRGPGSQSPRQPVGTGSPIRRRGESPRARTSFDAASYLDDNVVDDIPQDILQRRVLLSQDNEDLVVRGPLKRRGGTPKPRQPVAVGYGMVDHEEEYKDVQPRRRVASPASTSYSEDLNSSLQRDEHIPIVTAVRRREPNQVRRREPAPSKTEDDIDVRRRSLPQAPTHNKGFSNSSLVGRQSPVPRKPTPRTGQLAAPRRVPTPRGVSPARFNEGDSWSEGFY
- the LOC138000019 gene encoding SLAIN motif-containing protein 2-like isoform X2 — translated: MNAESRKSAGSDIKRLQEMVKRLEEQNAQLKNTEFTSSRKTSNNGRVVGEDSMVKVKLSLDDVPLLDLNAVAEEEEDTWLYVSPKHPPSAEQKSVSPYKYLKDSLDVPELNKVRGSLLAKLESIAAQEAVSRSPPHASVDGHHVNNNYYTAHNSEFSSQEDDLVKSSMQLRGNDCEDDSDGNEVIQVKPRRRVPFAAMTTQDDSDLVVKGPLRRRGAPPAPMTTSLTPVNNDVGDDSDNEDSIVGTPQRRVPPAATFNSPSHEDSSLVVRGPLRRRGPSPQPRLSLDAAADSNDNNNIVPQDRLQQRVPFCQDNEDLVAKGPLRRRGPGSQSPRQPVGTGSPIRRRGESPRARTSFDAASYLDDNVVDDIPQDILQRRVLLSQDNEDLVVRGPLKRRGGTPKPRQPVAVGYGMVDHEEEYKDVQPRRRVASPASTSYSEDLNSSLQRDEHIPIVTAVRRREPNQVRRREPAPSKTEDDIDVRRRSLPQAPTHNKGFSNSSLVGRQSPVPRKPTPRTGQLAAPRRVPTPRGVSPARFNEGDSWSEGFY
- the LOC138000019 gene encoding SLAIN motif-containing protein 2-like isoform X3; protein product: MNAESRKSAGSDIKRLQEMVKRLEEQNAQLKNTEFTSSRKTSNNGRVVGEDSMVKVKLSLDDVPLLDLNAVAEEEEDTWLYVSPKHPPSAEQKSVSPYKYLKDSLDVPELNKVRGSLLAKLESIAAQEEAVSRSPPHASVDGHHVNNNYYTAHNSEFSSQEDDLVKSSMQLRGNDCEDDSDGNEVIQVKPRRRVPFAAMTTQDDSDLVVKGPLRRRGAPPAPMTTSLTPVNNDVGDDSDNEDSIVGTPQRRVPPAATFNSPSHEDSSLVVRGPLRRRGPSPQPRLSLDAAADSNDNNNIVPQDRLQQRVPFCQDNEDLVAKGPLRRRGPGSQSPRQPVGTGSPIRRRGESPRARTSFDAASYLDDNVVDDIPQDILQRRVLLSQDNEDLVVRGPLKRRGGTPKPRQPVAVGYGMVDHEEEYKDVQPRRRVASPASTSYSEDLNMRRREPNQVRRREPAPSKTEDDIDVRRRSLPQAPTHNKGFSNSSLVGRQSPVPRKPTPRTGQLAAPRRVPTPRGVSPARFNEGDSWSEGFY